From Humisphaera borealis, the proteins below share one genomic window:
- a CDS encoding M48 family metallopeptidase, translated as MSRLLLLFVCLIWMTGSTEPSVARLEHSTRWVALFLGAFPVLILAVGFWCRMAARQISARTFARSVHRLNWVLLFSRVFIIAWFTTGVFALGWVGVVIETLNFGWFETARLPALIVGTLPAMLAWVGLWWAIYPLDHELRQQGLTENLLDGLPVHKPPGLAGYLASNLRLQVLFTILPVMLIAGVHDIAASLILPQLESRSARDLASMRDQVEGAIWLASAAIVFIVAPELLRRILRTSPLPEGPLRRRLEALCRRSGMKYRDVLIWDTHHNVGNAAVMGLFPRFRYVLLSDLLLERMEDEQIEAVFAHELGHVVHHHMAWYVVFFLTLMLVAAGMENVVHGLPRWFALPPEIWALLTMMIGTAGFWLIFGYLSRRFERQADVYAARMMEVARPADPAAGAAALSPLLGGSREPRSAVQLSPIQSHVGTYGAQLFASALHRVAIINNMPVTPRSRQGTGLMNQVSYAVGSLTDLAHDWLHGSIPSRMDYLRTLSTDPTLTGQFDRLMGRLYSAMLFVLVASAAYTVPSLLR; from the coding sequence GTGTCCCGACTTCTGCTCCTTTTTGTCTGCCTGATCTGGATGACCGGCTCGACCGAGCCGTCGGTCGCCCGACTTGAGCATTCCACCCGTTGGGTCGCGCTCTTCCTGGGGGCATTTCCGGTACTTATCCTGGCGGTCGGGTTCTGGTGCCGAATGGCCGCCCGGCAGATTTCCGCCCGCACATTTGCGCGCTCAGTCCACCGGCTGAACTGGGTGTTGCTGTTCAGCAGGGTCTTCATCATTGCCTGGTTCACCACCGGCGTGTTCGCGCTGGGGTGGGTCGGCGTCGTGATTGAGACCCTGAACTTCGGCTGGTTCGAGACCGCGCGTCTGCCCGCCCTGATTGTCGGCACGCTGCCGGCGATGCTGGCGTGGGTCGGGCTCTGGTGGGCGATCTACCCCCTCGATCATGAGCTGAGGCAGCAGGGGCTGACCGAAAACCTGCTCGACGGCCTGCCGGTGCATAAGCCACCCGGATTGGCCGGGTACCTGGCGTCGAACCTTCGGTTGCAGGTGCTGTTCACCATCCTGCCGGTGATGCTGATCGCCGGCGTCCACGACATCGCCGCCTCCCTGATCCTGCCGCAACTCGAATCCCGCAGCGCACGCGACTTGGCCTCGATGCGGGACCAGGTCGAAGGGGCGATCTGGCTGGCGTCGGCGGCGATCGTGTTTATCGTCGCGCCGGAACTGCTCCGCCGAATCCTGCGAACATCGCCGCTGCCCGAGGGCCCGCTGCGCCGCCGGCTCGAGGCGCTGTGCCGTCGCAGCGGCATGAAGTACCGCGATGTGCTCATCTGGGATACGCACCACAACGTGGGCAATGCCGCCGTGATGGGGCTGTTCCCGCGGTTCAGGTACGTGCTGCTGTCGGACCTGCTGCTGGAACGCATGGAAGACGAGCAGATCGAAGCCGTCTTCGCCCACGAACTGGGCCACGTGGTTCACCATCACATGGCGTGGTACGTGGTCTTCTTCCTGACGCTCATGCTCGTCGCCGCCGGCATGGAAAACGTGGTCCACGGGCTGCCCCGCTGGTTTGCGCTGCCGCCGGAAATCTGGGCGCTGCTCACGATGATGATCGGGACGGCGGGCTTCTGGCTGATCTTCGGCTACCTGAGCCGCCGGTTCGAACGCCAGGCCGACGTCTACGCGGCCCGGATGATGGAAGTGGCCCGCCCGGCCGACCCGGCCGCGGGGGCGGCGGCGCTGTCGCCGCTGCTGGGTGGATCGCGTGAGCCGCGCTCGGCGGTTCAACTCAGTCCCATCCAGTCGCACGTCGGCACGTACGGCGCCCAGCTGTTCGCTTCGGCGTTGCACCGGGTCGCGATCATCAACAACATGCCCGTCACGCCGCGGTCCCGGCAGGGCACCGGACTGATGAACCAGGTCAGTTACGCCGTCGGCTCACTCACCGACCTGGCCCACGACTGGCTCCACGGCAGCATCCCCAGCCGCATGGACTACCTGCGAACGCTCAGCACCGACCCAACCCTCACCGGCCAGTTCGACCGGCTGATGGGCCGGCTCTACAGCGCGATGCTGTTCGTGCTGGTGGCGTCGGCGGCGTATACGGTGCCGTCGCTGCTGCGGTGA
- a CDS encoding response regulator, translating to MRILLVEDHEDTSRAMATLLRFAGHEVVVAATGAEAERAFDACGKDGVPPFDCAVVDLGLPDTTGTELMRSLLRRGRIPGVALTGSTAPEDIAACLEAGFTLHVAKPVLFEDLEAAIARCAPSAGA from the coding sequence ATGCGTATACTGCTAGTCGAGGATCACGAAGACACCAGCCGCGCCATGGCGACCCTGCTTCGGTTCGCCGGGCACGAGGTGGTCGTTGCCGCGACCGGGGCCGAGGCCGAGCGGGCGTTTGACGCATGCGGCAAGGACGGTGTTCCCCCGTTCGATTGCGCCGTTGTGGACCTGGGCCTGCCGGATACGACCGGAACCGAACTGATGCGATCGCTTCTGCGGCGGGGCAGGATTCCCGGCGTCGCCCTGACCGGCAGCACGGCACCTGAGGACATCGCGGCATGCCTCGAGGCGGGTTTCACCCTGCACGTTGCCAAGCCGGTCCTGTTCGAGGACTTGGAAGCGGCGATCGCCCGTTGTGCACCGTCGGCGGGTGCCTGA
- a CDS encoding PilZ domain-containing protein translates to MRPTDPQWMMPEGSVNTMRLVVDEPDTTGPDTAAGDGNDMTPMTIHFERRTHRRFDVEPMSITIERWDGRRDSRLVFGQIIDLSASGVRLRTRQQGIRVDQQIRVRLDLPDNGGIFPFVDTSGGQLQPKREWVGWLAVARVRQVGDSFEVAGRLVDMEEMDRGMLSLYLSTRAMAA, encoded by the coding sequence ATGCGCCCCACTGATCCGCAATGGATGATGCCCGAAGGTTCCGTGAACACGATGCGCCTGGTCGTCGATGAGCCGGACACGACCGGCCCCGACACCGCCGCCGGCGACGGCAACGACATGACGCCGATGACCATCCACTTCGAACGCCGCACCCACCGCCGCTTCGATGTCGAGCCGATGAGCATCACGATCGAACGCTGGGACGGCCGCCGCGACAGCCGGCTGGTCTTCGGGCAGATCATTGATCTGTCGGCCAGCGGCGTTCGCCTTCGCACCCGCCAGCAGGGCATCCGCGTCGATCAGCAAATTCGCGTTCGACTCGACCTCCCCGACAACGGCGGCATCTTCCCGTTCGTCGATACGTCCGGCGGCCAACTTCAGCCCAAGCGGGAATGGGTCGGCTGGCTCGCCGTCGCCCGCGTACGCCAGGTCGGCGACAGCTTTGAAGTGGCCGGACGGCTGGTCGACATGGAAGAAATGGACCGCGGCATGCTCAGCCTGTACCTGTCGACCCGCGCGATGGCGGCGTAA
- a CDS encoding Bax inhibitor-1/YccA family protein — protein MSQFPYQQSKPFDLNYATDEKSVFNFFNAVYAWMCVGLAVTAAVAYIVSMNVQVVVAMNAKGITIALFLGLAVLSYGIQAAAHKIGAGAATALFILYAAILGAALSYIFIIYKMSTIGAAFAITGGTFGVMSVLGYVTKRDLTRLGGMLTMAAIGLFIASLVNIFMQSSGLSWIITYAVVIVFTGLVAYHTQSLREIAVANSGNPRALASHAIVGSLILYVDFINIFVSILRILGSRK, from the coding sequence ATGTCGCAATTTCCGTATCAACAGTCCAAGCCGTTCGACCTCAACTACGCCACCGACGAGAAATCGGTGTTCAACTTCTTCAACGCGGTCTACGCGTGGATGTGCGTCGGTCTGGCGGTGACGGCGGCGGTCGCGTACATCGTCTCGATGAACGTACAGGTCGTGGTGGCGATGAACGCCAAGGGCATCACGATCGCGCTCTTCCTCGGCCTGGCGGTGCTGTCGTACGGCATTCAGGCGGCGGCGCACAAGATCGGAGCCGGCGCCGCGACGGCGCTGTTCATCCTGTATGCGGCCATCCTGGGTGCGGCTCTCTCGTACATCTTCATCATCTACAAGATGAGCACGATCGGTGCCGCGTTCGCCATCACCGGCGGCACGTTCGGCGTGATGAGCGTGCTCGGTTACGTCACCAAGCGCGACCTGACCCGCCTGGGCGGCATGCTCACGATGGCGGCGATCGGTTTGTTCATCGCGTCGCTTGTCAACATCTTCATGCAGAGCAGCGGACTGAGCTGGATCATCACCTACGCCGTGGTGATCGTGTTCACTGGCCTGGTGGCATACCACACGCAGAGCCTGCGTGAGATCGCCGTCGCCAACTCGGGCAACCCCCGGGCGCTGGCCAGCCATGCCATCGTCGGCTCGCTGATCCTGTACGTCGACTTCATCAACATCTTTGTGTCGATCCTGCGAATCCTCGGAAGCCGCAAGTAA
- a CDS encoding L-fuconate dehydratase, with protein MPTRIISLDVIDIRYPTSRNLDGSDAMNLDPDYSATYVVLKTDRAGGPAGHGLTFTIGRGNDLCVAAVELLKHFVVGKSLEEITADFGAFYRQITGDSQLRWLGPEKGIIHLATSAVLNAIWDLWTKTEGKPLWKLLADLSPAELVRCVDFRYITDALTPEEAIGLLEQTAGGKAEREAHVRREGIPAYTTAAGWLGYSDEKLRSLAQHGMRQGFTHFKMKVGRDLQDDLRRLRIVREEVGPARTLMVDANQVWEVGQAIDWMRELAPFKPMWIEEPTNPDDILGHRAIAQAVNPLGIGVATGEHCQNRIMFKQFMAAGAMQFVQADAGRLGGVNECLAVWLLARKFNLPVCPHAGGVGLCEMVQHLSTWDYVACSGSLDRRVVEYVDHLHEHFVDPVRIVNGRYACPTLPGYSIEMKPRSIADHTYPGGAAWR; from the coding sequence ATGCCCACGCGCATCATCTCGCTCGACGTCATCGACATTCGCTACCCGACCAGCCGGAACCTCGACGGGTCGGACGCGATGAACCTCGATCCGGATTACTCGGCGACGTACGTCGTCCTGAAGACCGATCGCGCCGGCGGGCCGGCGGGGCATGGGCTGACGTTTACCATCGGCCGGGGAAACGACCTCTGCGTGGCGGCGGTGGAGCTGCTGAAGCACTTTGTTGTCGGCAAATCGCTGGAAGAGATCACTGCCGACTTCGGCGCGTTCTACCGGCAGATCACCGGCGACAGCCAGCTGCGGTGGCTCGGGCCGGAGAAGGGGATCATTCACCTGGCGACGTCGGCGGTGCTGAACGCGATCTGGGACCTCTGGACAAAGACCGAAGGCAAGCCGCTCTGGAAGCTGCTGGCCGACCTGTCGCCGGCCGAGCTCGTGCGGTGTGTGGACTTCCGCTACATCACCGACGCCCTTACGCCGGAGGAGGCCATCGGGCTGTTGGAACAAACCGCCGGCGGCAAAGCCGAGCGTGAGGCGCACGTCCGACGCGAGGGCATCCCGGCGTACACCACCGCCGCCGGCTGGCTGGGCTACTCCGACGAGAAGCTGCGATCGCTCGCGCAGCACGGGATGCGGCAGGGGTTCACGCACTTCAAGATGAAGGTCGGCCGGGATCTGCAGGACGACCTGCGCCGGCTGCGCATCGTCCGCGAGGAAGTCGGCCCCGCCCGAACGCTGATGGTCGACGCCAACCAGGTGTGGGAGGTCGGCCAGGCGATCGACTGGATGCGCGAGCTGGCGCCCTTCAAGCCGATGTGGATCGAAGAGCCGACCAATCCGGACGACATCCTCGGCCATCGGGCGATCGCGCAGGCGGTCAATCCTCTGGGCATCGGCGTCGCGACCGGTGAACACTGCCAGAACCGGATCATGTTCAAGCAGTTCATGGCGGCCGGCGCGATGCAGTTCGTGCAGGCCGACGCCGGTCGGCTTGGCGGCGTGAATGAATGCCTGGCGGTCTGGCTGCTGGCGCGGAAGTTCAACCTGCCCGTCTGCCCCCACGCCGGCGGCGTCGGCCTGTGCGAGATGGTGCAGCACCTGTCGACGTGGGATTACGTCGCCTGCAGCGGCTCACTCGATCGGCGGGTGGTGGAGTACGTCGATCACCTGCACGAACATTTCGTCGACCCCGTCCGCATCGTCAACGGCCGCTACGCCTGCCCGACGCTGCCGGGATACAGCATCGAGATGAAGCCGCGATCGATCGCCGACCACACCTACCCCGGCGGGGCGGCCTGGCGGTGA
- a CDS encoding adenine phosphoribosyltransferase, producing MTDALDRLRRLIRDIPDFPKPGIQFRDITPLLADPSGLALAVELLANPYRGKYIDLVVGAESRGFIFGTAVACCLSAGFGLVRKPGKLPYKKIAKTYDLEYGTDTLEMHADGVIEGQRVLIVDDLLATGGTMTACIDLVKSLGGEVVGVAVLIELLGLNGRDKLDVPDVHSVLTYE from the coding sequence ATGACAGATGCCCTCGACCGTCTTCGCCGGCTGATTCGCGACATTCCGGATTTCCCCAAGCCCGGTATCCAGTTCCGGGACATCACGCCGCTGCTGGCCGATCCGTCCGGGCTGGCACTGGCGGTCGAGCTGCTGGCCAATCCGTACCGCGGCAAATACATCGATCTTGTCGTCGGTGCCGAAAGCCGGGGCTTCATCTTCGGCACCGCCGTCGCGTGCTGCCTGTCGGCGGGTTTCGGGCTGGTGCGCAAGCCGGGCAAACTGCCGTACAAAAAGATCGCCAAGACCTACGACTTGGAATACGGCACTGACACGCTCGAGATGCACGCCGACGGCGTCATCGAAGGCCAGCGCGTGCTGATCGTTGACGACCTGCTCGCCACCGGCGGCACGATGACCGCGTGCATCGACCTGGTGAAAAGTCTGGGCGGCGAAGTCGTCGGCGTCGCCGTGCTGATCGAGCTGCTCGGCCTCAACGGCCGCGACAAACTCGACGTTCCGGATGTGCATTCCGTGCTGACGTACGAGTAA
- a CDS encoding PQQ-binding-like beta-propeller repeat protein gives MNRRQALAAALLSIPLLSSASTADWTRFRGPNGDGVVEGKFADKISEGNFVWTAELPGKSHASPVIWKDRIYTTSADADEGKRYVLCLSAKDGKTIWKKEYDFSKYKQHADNSFSSATPAVDGLGVYIAWSRPEKYELFALDHEGKELWSQDLGPYKSIQGSGTSPILLDGTVIIANDQEGPKSSLMAFEHKSGAMQWKIDRKSGDKTSMSTPVVYKPKDGPQQVIFTCKAAGLSSIDPKSGQILWESPKVFDARTVGSPVVTDDLILGACGEGAAHRLLVAVRPGNPGEEPALVYKVERIAPYVPTPLVKGDRVYLWGDAGQVSCLKLATGEEVWSDKVGGLYYGSPVLVGDVLWCMSRKGDLIGVRAGEKFEEVAKINLGEPSHATPAVSDGKMYLRTLSKLICVDMSRK, from the coding sequence ATGAATCGCCGCCAAGCACTCGCCGCCGCCCTACTCTCGATCCCGCTGCTGTCGTCCGCTTCGACCGCCGATTGGACGCGCTTTCGCGGCCCCAACGGCGACGGCGTCGTCGAGGGGAAGTTTGCCGACAAGATCTCCGAGGGGAACTTCGTCTGGACGGCCGAGCTGCCGGGCAAGAGCCATGCGTCTCCCGTCATCTGGAAGGATCGCATCTACACCACGTCTGCCGATGCCGACGAAGGCAAACGATACGTCCTGTGCCTGAGCGCCAAGGACGGCAAGACGATCTGGAAGAAGGAATACGACTTCAGCAAGTACAAGCAGCACGCCGACAACAGCTTCTCGTCGGCCACGCCGGCGGTGGACGGCCTGGGCGTGTACATCGCCTGGAGCCGGCCGGAAAAGTACGAGCTGTTCGCGCTCGACCACGAAGGCAAGGAACTCTGGAGCCAGGACCTCGGCCCCTACAAGAGCATTCAGGGATCGGGAACCTCTCCGATTCTGCTGGACGGCACGGTCATTATCGCCAACGACCAGGAAGGCCCCAAAAGCAGCCTGATGGCGTTCGAGCACAAATCCGGCGCGATGCAGTGGAAGATCGACCGCAAAAGCGGCGACAAGACGTCCATGTCGACGCCGGTGGTGTACAAGCCCAAGGACGGCCCGCAGCAGGTCATCTTCACCTGCAAGGCCGCCGGGCTGAGCAGCATCGACCCGAAATCCGGGCAGATCCTGTGGGAATCGCCCAAGGTATTCGACGCCCGCACCGTCGGTTCGCCGGTCGTCACCGACGACCTGATCCTCGGTGCCTGCGGCGAAGGGGCCGCCCATCGCCTGCTGGTCGCCGTCCGCCCGGGCAATCCCGGCGAAGAGCCGGCGCTCGTCTACAAGGTCGAGCGCATCGCACCCTACGTGCCCACGCCGCTGGTCAAAGGCGACCGCGTCTATCTCTGGGGCGACGCCGGACAGGTCTCCTGCCTGAAACTCGCAACGGGTGAAGAAGTCTGGAGCGACAAGGTTGGCGGCCTGTACTACGGCTCACCGGTGCTCGTCGGCGACGTGCTCTGGTGCATGAGCCGCAAGGGCGACCTGATCGGTGTCCGGGCCGGCGAGAAGTTCGAGGAGGTCGCCAAGATCAACCTCGGCGAACCCAGCCACGCCACGCCGGCCGTGTCGGACGGGAAGATGTACCTCCGAACCCTCTCGAAGCTGATCTGCGTGGACATGTCGCGTAAGTGA
- the crtI gene encoding phytoene desaturase family protein has translation MNPKAIVIGAGFGGLAAAARLRARGYDVTVFDKQNQPGGRAAVFERDGFIFDAGPTVVTAHFLFDELFALFGKKREDYIEFREVYPWYRIGFADGTYFNYGGTLEQTLDEIRKIEPDDCDGYLRLLEHTQRIFDVGFTQLGDKPFGTVGSMVKVAPQMIKLGAWRTVWQMACKYMKNDKLRRVFSFQPLLVGGNPFNTTSIYSLIQYLEREWKVHFAMGGTGAIVRGIVKLLEEEGVKFRLGEEVEQILVEHASTTTLHQSFPDNSSKWTDTKHPMRVTGVLLASGETHSADTLVCNADAPAVYKHLIASEFRPKWTDKKIEKLKYSMGLFVLYFGTKTQYPDVAHHTILLGDRYKEHLAEMFDLKKLALDDFSTYLHRPTATDPSMAPPGCDCFYVLCPVPNLQGDVDWKTMGPKYRDLIIDDLEKRHLPNLRANLAVDFYVTPEHFRDNLNTLHGTGFSIQPTFSQSAYFRFHNKSDDIANLFFVGAGTHPGAGMPGVLCSAKVLEYVLPQA, from the coding sequence ATGAATCCCAAAGCAATTGTCATCGGTGCAGGTTTCGGCGGGCTCGCCGCCGCGGCCCGGCTCCGCGCCCGCGGTTACGACGTCACTGTCTTCGACAAACAGAATCAGCCCGGCGGCAGGGCGGCGGTGTTCGAACGCGACGGCTTCATCTTCGACGCCGGGCCCACTGTCGTCACGGCACACTTCCTGTTCGACGAGCTGTTCGCGCTCTTCGGCAAGAAGCGCGAGGACTACATCGAGTTCCGCGAGGTGTACCCCTGGTACCGCATTGGCTTCGCAGACGGCACCTACTTCAACTACGGCGGCACCCTCGAACAGACGCTCGACGAAATCCGCAAGATCGAACCGGACGACTGCGACGGCTACCTGCGGCTGCTGGAACACACCCAGCGCATCTTCGACGTCGGCTTCACCCAGCTCGGCGATAAGCCCTTCGGTACCGTCGGGTCGATGGTCAAAGTCGCCCCGCAGATGATCAAGCTCGGCGCGTGGCGCACCGTCTGGCAGATGGCGTGCAAGTACATGAAGAACGACAAGCTTCGGCGGGTCTTCTCATTCCAGCCGCTGTTGGTCGGTGGCAACCCGTTCAATACGACGAGCATCTACTCGCTGATTCAGTACCTGGAACGCGAATGGAAAGTGCACTTTGCGATGGGCGGAACAGGGGCGATCGTGCGGGGGATCGTGAAGCTGTTGGAGGAAGAGGGGGTGAAGTTTCGGCTCGGAGAGGAGGTGGAGCAGATCCTGGTCGAGCACGCGTCCACTACGACGCTGCACCAGTCCTTTCCAGACAATTCGAGCAAGTGGACGGACACCAAGCACCCCATGCGAGTGACGGGTGTCCTCCTCGCCTCGGGTGAAACGCACTCCGCCGATACCCTAGTCTGCAATGCCGACGCGCCCGCCGTCTACAAGCACCTCATCGCGTCCGAGTTCCGCCCCAAGTGGACCGACAAGAAGATCGAGAAGCTCAAATACTCGATGGGCCTGTTCGTCCTCTACTTCGGCACGAAGACACAGTACCCGGACGTCGCCCACCACACGATTCTGCTCGGCGATCGGTACAAGGAGCACCTGGCCGAGATGTTTGACCTGAAGAAGCTCGCGCTCGACGATTTCAGCACCTACCTGCACCGCCCGACGGCGACCGATCCGAGCATGGCGCCGCCGGGGTGCGACTGTTTCTACGTGCTATGCCCCGTGCCGAACCTGCAGGGGGATGTTGATTGGAAGACGATGGGGCCGAAGTATCGCGACTTGATCATCGACGACCTGGAGAAGCGGCACCTGCCGAACCTGCGGGCCAACCTGGCGGTCGATTTCTACGTCACGCCGGAACACTTCCGCGACAACCTCAACACGCTCCACGGGACGGGTTTCAGCATCCAGCCGACGTTCAGCCAGTCGGCGTATTTCCGGTTCCACAACAAGAGTGACGACATCGCGAATCTGTTTTTCGTCGGCGCAGGAACCCACCCGGGTGCCGGCATGCCCGGCGTGCTGTGCAGCGCGAAGGTGCTCGAATACGTGCTTCCGCAGGCGTGA
- a CDS encoding right-handed parallel beta-helix repeat-containing protein, producing MANSNSNVRGLSAVAGAFCERPAFVAGRRGTSFSAMPILADGLVGDAIIGRRHTPDACSVLEPLEARELMSVSLDAAGFTVVTPSADSRIIYVSSSGGSDSNSGLSPNSPVKSIARGVSLVRTDSADQLLLKRGDSWKETFGRWTKSGRSADAPILISAYGVGDRPLIKTGTSDGFGIGSASVKTVNHLSIIGLHFWADGRDPATPGFNKYAVPYGINCIAGGTGLLIEDVKVEKYMTNVALVSYLGTMQDVTIRRSIITDAFDVGASSLHAQGLFADGVRGITLEQNTFDHNGWLDSLAGAQATIFNHNVYITGNSTGLVATGNIFSNASSHGLQARSGGVISGNLFLNNPISMSYGLVNGGGVNTIGGAFGQVTDNVFLGGRDISGQNRGIGIQVGNIKPGAGTTFARNIFANYAEGGLPAITLEFGVGTHQDDGVGLNDLTLKDNVVYKWARGVSVSTEMSPSAVSYKKIRNVILQGNRFSEITKQVLLDGTHLTADTTSSTETDASRFAAPDRTLSTYNKSLGGYTAEWQFMVQVRERDAGNWDWRYAAVSPVDYVRGGFGLPALGSNTNIPPTVPPVNVPPSVPPTVPPVVPPVVPPTVPPVVPPVVPPVVPPVVPPVVPPAVPPTVPPTVGDVDWVSKADAAVYVKSIKLCDKGGDQTLVVKFSRDVGESLDAADLTLTTVGGQVIDTSDMTLEWNARKRTAVWTIADDESSRLARGMYTVGLNAWGILDDQGRQLDGDRDRIGGDDFAKLLKVKRAA from the coding sequence GTGGCGAACTCCAACTCAAACGTGCGTGGTTTGTCGGCGGTCGCGGGCGCGTTCTGCGAGCGGCCGGCCTTTGTGGCCGGGCGGCGCGGCACCTCCTTCTCGGCGATGCCGATCCTGGCCGACGGGCTCGTCGGCGACGCCATCATCGGCCGGCGCCATACGCCCGACGCCTGCTCGGTGCTCGAGCCGCTCGAAGCCCGCGAGCTCATGAGCGTCTCCCTCGACGCCGCCGGGTTTACCGTCGTCACCCCCTCCGCCGACTCGCGCATCATCTACGTTTCCAGTTCCGGCGGCTCCGACAGCAATTCCGGCCTCTCGCCCAACAGCCCGGTGAAATCGATCGCCAGGGGTGTCTCGCTCGTCCGTACCGATTCGGCCGACCAACTGCTGCTCAAACGCGGTGATAGCTGGAAGGAAACCTTCGGCCGGTGGACCAAGAGCGGCCGCAGCGCCGATGCGCCGATCCTGATCAGCGCCTACGGCGTGGGCGATCGGCCGCTGATCAAGACCGGCACCAGCGACGGCTTTGGCATCGGCTCGGCGAGCGTGAAGACTGTGAACCACCTGTCGATCATCGGCCTGCACTTCTGGGCCGACGGCCGCGACCCGGCGACACCCGGGTTCAACAAGTACGCCGTGCCGTACGGTATCAACTGCATCGCCGGGGGAACGGGGCTGCTGATCGAAGACGTGAAGGTCGAGAAGTACATGACCAACGTCGCATTGGTGTCGTACCTGGGCACGATGCAGGACGTCACCATTCGCCGATCGATCATCACTGATGCGTTCGACGTCGGGGCAAGCAGCCTGCACGCGCAGGGCCTGTTCGCCGACGGCGTTCGGGGGATCACGCTCGAACAGAACACGTTCGATCACAACGGCTGGCTCGATTCGCTCGCCGGCGCGCAGGCGACGATCTTCAACCACAACGTCTATATCACCGGCAACTCGACGGGGCTGGTCGCGACGGGGAACATCTTCTCCAACGCCTCCAGCCACGGGCTGCAGGCCCGGTCGGGCGGCGTGATCAGCGGGAACCTGTTCCTGAACAACCCGATCAGCATGTCGTACGGGCTGGTCAACGGCGGCGGCGTGAACACCATCGGCGGGGCGTTCGGACAAGTGACGGACAACGTCTTCCTCGGCGGGCGCGACATCAGCGGGCAGAACCGCGGTATCGGCATCCAGGTGGGCAACATCAAGCCGGGCGCGGGGACGACCTTTGCCCGCAACATCTTCGCGAACTATGCCGAAGGCGGCCTGCCGGCGATTACGCTGGAGTTCGGCGTCGGCACGCACCAGGACGACGGCGTGGGCCTCAACGACCTGACGCTGAAGGACAACGTGGTCTACAAGTGGGCCCGGGGCGTCAGCGTCAGCACGGAGATGTCGCCATCGGCGGTCAGCTACAAGAAGATCCGGAACGTCATCCTGCAGGGGAACCGGTTCTCGGAGATCACCAAGCAGGTGCTGCTGGACGGGACGCATCTCACCGCCGACACGACCAGTTCGACCGAGACCGATGCGTCGCGGTTTGCCGCCCCGGACCGCACGCTTTCGACGTACAACAAGTCGCTCGGCGGATACACGGCCGAGTGGCAGTTCATGGTGCAGGTGCGGGAGCGCGACGCGGGAAACTGGGATTGGCGTTACGCGGCGGTGTCGCCAGTGGATTACGTGCGCGGCGGGTTCGGGCTGCCGGCGCTGGGCAGCAACACGAACATCCCGCCGACGGTTCCGCCGGTGAATGTTCCGCCGAGCGTCCCCCCGACAGTGCCGCCAGTTGTCCCGCCGGTTGTTCCCCCGACGGTGCCTCCGGTGGTCCCGCCGGTCGTGCCTCCGGTTGTTCCTCCCGTGGTCCCACCGGTTGTCCCGCCAGCGGTGCCGCCGACAGTTCCCCCGACCGTTGGCGACGTGGACTGGGTCAGCAAGGCCGACGCGGCGGTGTACGTGAAGTCGATCAAGCTGTGCGACAAGGGGGGCGACCAGACACTGGTCGTCAAGTTCAGCCGCGACGTTGGCGAGTCGCTCGACGCGGCCGACCTGACGCTGACGACCGTGGGCGGACAGGTGATCGATACCAGCGACATGACGCTGGAGTGGAACGCCCGCAAGCGGACGGCGGTCTGGACGATCGCCGACGACGAATCGAGCCGGCTGGCCCGCGGCATGTACACGGTCGGACTGAATGCCTGGGGCATTCTCGACGATCAGGGCCGACAGCTCGACGGGGACCGCGACCGCATCGGCGGCGACGACTTCGCCAAGCTCCTGAAGGTGAAACGCGCCGCGTAG
- a CDS encoding PilZ domain-containing protein — translation MNLSAETFLQIIKSLRSDDAGTAREQRKKPRVGVRGRSSIMLPAKSGTRIHPVSVRDISANGIGLLMTEPLVGIGEEFVLMLPSAGQQSKRQMLCAVTRFNKLSANLYSVGASYKHEVAENGKPLTETTKAAAPRPGSAEQISKELLADADLALVNDLEDRLKRMSA, via the coding sequence ATGAATCTCTCCGCCGAAACGTTCCTTCAGATCATTAAGTCGCTTCGGTCGGACGACGCCGGCACTGCCCGCGAGCAGCGGAAGAAGCCGCGTGTCGGCGTACGGGGCCGCTCTTCGATCATGCTGCCAGCCAAGTCTGGCACGCGCATCCACCCGGTCAGCGTGCGGGACATCTCGGCCAACGGCATTGGCCTGCTGATGACCGAGCCGCTGGTCGGCATCGGGGAAGAATTCGTGCTTATGCTTCCGTCGGCAGGCCAGCAGTCCAAGCGGCAGATGCTGTGTGCCGTCACCCGCTTCAACAAGCTGTCGGCCAATCTCTACTCCGTCGGCGCGAGCTACAAGCACGAAGTCGCCGAGAACGGCAAGCCGCTGACCGAAACCACCAAGGCCGCGGCGCCCCGCCCCGGCAGTGCTGAACAGATTTCCAAAGAGCTGCTGGCCGACGCCGACCTTGCCCTGGTCAATGACCTGGAAGACCGGCTCAAGCGTATGTCCGCGTAA